CACCTATAAACTTTGCTACAAATGAATTTTTAGGTTCATTGTATATGTCTTGAGGTGTTCCCATTTGTTGTATTTTACCTTTATACATTACAACAATAGTATCTGACATCGTAAGAGCTTCTTCTTGGTCATGAGTTACAAATACAAATGTTATTCCTAATTTTTTTTGAATTCTTTTTAATTCTATCTGCATTTCTTGTCTCAATTTTAAATCTAATGCTCCAAGTGGCTCATCTAACAACAACACTTTTGGTTCATTTACTAAAGCTCTTGCTATTGCAATTCTTTGTTGTTGACCTCCACTTAATGAGTCTACTTGTCGTCTTTCAAATCCTTCTAACGCAACAAGTTTTAAAACTTCTTTTACTTTAGTATCTATTATATCTTTTGGAGTTTTTTTAATCTTTAAGCCAAAAGCTACATTTTCATACACATCCATATGTGGAAATAAAGCATATTTTTGAAAGACTGTATTTACTTGTCTTTCATATGGTGGTAAATTATTTATTTCTTTACCTTCAAACAAAACCTTACCGTCATCAGCATACTCAAACCCTGCTATTATTTTTAATGTAGTAGTCTTACCACATCCACTTGGCCCAAGTAAAGTTAAAAACTCATTTTTCTTTATATCTAAATTGAAATTATCTAAAACAGTAAGTTCCTCATAATGCTTAGATATATCTCTTAATTCTATTATATTTTCTACCAATTATTAAACACCTCTATTCTAAAATGATGGTGGCGTACTTACCCAAATCACCTTTGCTGTCGTCTTACCTTCGTTTGATATATAGTGATTTGCTCTTGGTCTAAAGTAAAAGCTTTCTCCTTTTTTTACCTTATTTTTCTTTTCGCCTATATGAACATATATTGAACCTGCTAATACATATCCAAATTCTTCACCTTCATGTGGCTTCTCTTCTTTATATTGTCCACCTGGATACAATGTTATTATTATTGGCTCCATTTCATTTTTTTGTGAATTTGGAATTAACCACTTTAATTTATATTTTAAGTCTTCATCTTCAGTTTCAAACATGTCTTCTTTTGTAAAACTAATTCTTTCGTCATCTATTTCATTAAAAAATTCCCTTAAATTTGTACCTAATATTTCAAGTATATCTATAAGGGTAGCTATGGATGGTGATGTTAAGTTATTTTCTAGTTGAGAAATAAATCCTTTTGACAATTCACATCTATTAGCTAACTCTTCCTGGGTCAGTTGTTTTTCTGTTCTTAATCTTTTTATCTTTTCACCTATATCCATGTTGCACCTCCTAAATTTTGTTTTATTTTACTAAACATTTTGTTTACTAAACATTGAGTTTAAAATTTGTAAACAACATAGGTAATTATATATAAAATTTGGATATAATACAATACTTTTTTACTAATTTTTTTATTTTTTTAGTTAGAATAAATATAAGTATTTCAAAGGCTTTGAAAATACACAATTTGAATGTGTTTATATTAATATCTATAAAGTTTAGTATCTCTAATTACAAATAAATCGATTCATCTAACATATACAAAAGCTTTTAAAGTCTTAGAATATATTAAGTAAATAAAAAATTGCTAAAAATCTATATTTTATAGTTTTTTAGCAATCCATATCTTTTAATATTTGAAATTTTATATATTTACAAAAAAATTTTTATTTTATAATTACTATAAGCTTTTAATTACTTCTTTATTAAACTATTTAACCATATTTTGAGTTGCAGGTTTTTTATCTCCACTCATATACAATTTTATAAACTTTATATCATCTATTATAAATCTATGTTTAATTTTACTACAATCTAATTTAAACAAATTAAATAATATTTGTGTAAGATAGCCTAGACCAAATGCACTTATTATAGTCCCTATGCCAACTTTTCCACCTAAGAAAAAGCCAACTATTAATGCACCAACTTCTATAGTTCCTCTTATTAAGTTAAGTGATTTGCCTGTTTTCTTTTGAAGTGCAACCATCAAACCATCTCTAGGTCCACTTCCTAGACCACTTCCCATATAAAATACCATTCCAAGAGCTACAAGCCCCAAACCTAAAATCAACATAATTATTCCTATTAATATACTATCAGTCTTTGGAATTAAGTTAGTATATAGAAGTAAATCCATAAAAAAACCAATTAATAACATATTAAATACAGTTCCCCATCCTACATTTTCACCAAGAATAACATCAGCTATAACTACTATAGAGCCTACAATTATAGAGGCAGTCCCTATAGTTATTCCTACATGATTTGAAAGACCTTGATGAAACACATCCCAAGGAGATAAACCAAGGTTACAATTTATCGTCAATACTATACCAATTGAACATATAAATAGACCTAAAACCAGCTTTGAAAATTTCCATAATACTTTTTGTAACAAAATCTACCCCTCCTAAACATAATTTAACTACTCACCTTAAATACCAAAAGTCAGCAGTTTTCTTACAAAAATCCTATTTTATAAATTTTATAATACAACTCTATGATACATCATTTTATGCTAAATAACTACCATTTTATTACAATTTGGTTACAAATTTTCAGATTATTTTTTTGAAGAGATAATTTATATATTTCTATGGTAAAATTCTATATTTTAAAATCTTTTTTAGGCTTATTTATAATGAAATAGTAAAGCTTAATATTAGATTTTAAATTGATAAAAACAAATAATGATACTGTTAAGCAAGTAGTTCCACTTAACAGTATCATTATTTATTTTTATTTTATTTTGACTTTATAAATTTTCTTCGATTTATTTTTGATATACCTATCAACACAGCTGACATAATTAACATAGAAGTTCCACCTAAAATCAATTTAGAATATACTGTTGTTTTACTCATAGAACCTCCTCCTTTGCCTCCAAAGTTTCCAGCTTCTTTTGGATTACCTTGATTTTTATCCATGTTCATATTACCATTTTGTTTATTATTCATATCTCCTTTATCCATATTTCCCATACCTGGTGGCATATTGCCATCTATTCCTTCAGGTGGTTCTGGCATACCATTCATTCCTTTATCATCAGTTGAATCTCCATCTTCTGACTTTTCTTTTGTTGAAGAAGACTCTCCACTTAACTGAGCTTTTATTGTTTTACTCATAGTTTCTGCAACTTCTAAAACTCCTGGTATTGATTTTCCTCCTTTACCCATAGGACTCTCTAAATTCTCTTTACTCTTATCGTCGCTTTCATTGTTATTTGTGCTATCTTTGTTATTTGTATTATTCTTATCTTCTGCATTATTCTTATCTTCATTATTGTCTACAGCCTGACTCTCTGTATTATCTTTAGATTCACTTAAAGTAAGTTCGGCATTGACTCCTTTTTCATCACTTTTATTTTCATTATTAGAATCCGTATTATTAGATTCTTGATTGCCAAATCCCTTATTACCACCTTTATCATCATTAGAGCTTTCAATTGAAGATGTTATATTTTTTTCAAATTCTTCATATGTATAAAATGCTGTTGGGTCTTCTTTTA
This sequence is a window from Clostridioides difficile. Protein-coding genes within it:
- a CDS encoding ABC transporter ATP-binding protein; the protein is MVENIIELRDISKHYEELTVLDNFNLDIKKNEFLTLLGPSGCGKTTTLKIIAGFEYADDGKVLFEGKEINNLPPYERQVNTVFQKYALFPHMDVYENVAFGLKIKKTPKDIIDTKVKEVLKLVALEGFERRQVDSLSGGQQQRIAIARALVNEPKVLLLDEPLGALDLKLRQEMQIELKRIQKKLGITFVFVTHDQEEALTMSDTIVVMYKGKIQQMGTPQDIYNEPKNSFVAKFIGESNIFDGIMMEDYKVNFCNREFECVDKGFEKNENIEVVIRPEDIKMVKPEEGMLKGKVTSTVFKGVHYEIELNENGRLWILHNTKNAEVGVELGMDIYPEDIHIMRKESN
- a CDS encoding XRE family transcriptional regulator, yielding MDIGEKIKRLRTEKQLTQEELANRCELSKGFISQLENNLTSPSIATLIDILEILGTNLREFFNEIDDERISFTKEDMFETEDEDLKYKLKWLIPNSQKNEMEPIIITLYPGGQYKEEKPHEGEEFGYVLAGSIYVHIGEKKNKVKKGESFYFRPRANHYISNEGKTTAKVIWVSTPPSF